From one Lotus japonicus ecotype B-129 chromosome 3, LjGifu_v1.2 genomic stretch:
- the LOC130743791 gene encoding outer envelope protein 80, chloroplastic — protein MLRNDDVRIVSSSIKIPLLPKPSHSHSHSPLATARSHIANAANSITQLIHSFTAHSTELTRTALRKPLPSPSSLLCSATLSLTDERKGGGASSSPILCSASLSLAEESQQKARQSEERVLISEVLVRNKDGEELERKDLEAEAAQALKACRPNSALTVREVQDDVHRIINSGYFCSCVPVAVDTRDGIRLIFQVEPNQEFQGLVCEGANVLPAKVLENSFGDGYGKVINLKRLDEAISSINGWYMERGLFAMVSAVEILSGGILRLQVSEAEVNNISIRFLDRKTGETTVGKTKPETILRQITTKKGQVYSMLQGKRDVETVLTMGIMEDVSIIPQPADAGKVDLVMNVVERPSGGFSAGGGISSGITSGPLRGLIGSFAYSHRNVFGRNQKLNISLERGQIDSIFRINYTDPWIQGDDKRTSRTIMIQNSRTPGTIVHGNVDGNSSLTIGRITGGMEFSRPIRPKWSGTAGLIFQRAGVRDDKGDPIIKDCYSSPLTASGNTHDDTLLAKIETVYTGSGDHGSSMFVLNVEQGLPLLSEWLSFTRVNTRARKGVEIGPARILLSLSGGHVKGNFSPYEAFAIGGTNSVRGYEEGGVGSGRSYVVGSGEISFPMFGPVEGVVFSDYGTDLGSGPTVPGDPAGARGKPGSGHGYGFGIRVDSPLGPLRLEYAFNDQKDKRFHFGVGHRN, from the exons ATGCTTCGAAACGACGACGTTCGCATCGTTTCTTCTTCCATTAAAATCCCTCTTCTTCCAAAACcctctcattctcactctcactctcctctcgcaaccgcgcgTTCTCACATCGCAAACGCCGCCAACTCAATCACGCAACTCATTCACTCGTTCACGGCTCACTCCACCGAGTTAACTCGGACCGCGCTGCGAAAACCGTTGCCGTCGCCGTCGTCGCTCCTGTGCTCGGCGACGTTGTCGCTCACCGATGAGAGGAAAGGAGGAGGAGCTTCTTCGTCGCCGATTCTGTGTTCGGCGTCGTTGTCTCTGGCGGAGGAGTCTCAGCAGAAGGCTCGACAGAGCGAGGAGCGAGTGCTCATCAGCGAGGTTCTTGTTCGGAACAAGGATGGTGAAGAACTCGAAAGGAAGGATCTCGAGGCGGAGGCTGCGCAGGCTCTCAAGGCTTGTCGACCTAACTCGGCTCTCACAGTGCGCGAGGTGCAAGACGATGTGCACCGCATCATCAATAGCGGTTACTTCTGCTCCTGCGTGCCGGTTGCTGTTGATACGCGTGATGGTATTCGATTGATATTTCAG GTAGAACCAAATCAAGAGTTCCAAGGATTGGTATGCGAAGGAGCGAATGTTCTTCCGGCTAAGGTTTTAGAGAATTCTTTTGGAGATGGATATG GGAAAGTTATCAATTTGAAGCGCTTGGATGAAGCAATATCTTCCATTAATGGCTGGTACATGGAACGAGGTCTTTTCGCCATG GTTTCAGCTGTTGAGATTCTCTCTGGAGGTATTTTGAGATTACAAGTTTCAGAGGCTGAGGTCAATAATATTTCCATTCGGTTTCTGGATAGGAAGAC TGGTGAGACTACTGTAGGGAAGACAAAACCTGAAACAATACTTCGGCAAATTACAACGAAGAAGGGACAG GTTTACAGCATGCTTCAGGGGAAAAGGGATGTTGAAACTGTATTAACTATGGGGATCATGGAAGATGTTAGTATTATTCCCCAACCAGCAG ATGCGGGGAAGGTTGATTTGGTGATGAATGTGGTGGAACGTCCTAGTGGAGGGTTTTCTGCTGGTGGTGGTATATCAAGTGG GATTACAAGTGGTCCACTGAGAGGACTCATTGGAAG CTTCGCATATTCTCATAGGAATGTTTTTGGGAGAAACCAGAAACTCAATATTTCCTTAGAGAGGGGTCAGATTGACTCAATCTTTCGCATTAACTACACAGACCCTTGGATTCAAGGAGATGATAAACGAACATCTAGAACAATAATGATCCAG AATTCAAGAACGCCTGGAACAATTGTTCATGGTAACGTGGATGGTAACAGTAGCCTGACCATTGGCCGCATCACAGGTGGTATGGAATTCAGTCGACCAATCAGGCCAAAGTGGAGTGGAACAGCAGGACTTATTTTCCAG CGTGCCGGAGTCCGTGATGACAAAGGTGATCCTATCATTAAGGATTGTTACAGCAGTCCACTTACTGCAAG TGGCAATACCCACGACGATACGTTGCTTGCTAAAATCGAAACTGTTTACACTGGTTCTGGTGACCATGGATCTTCTATG TTTGTCCTCAACGTGGAACAGGGGCTTCCTCTTTTGTCTGAATGGCTGTCCTTCACGAGGGTGAATACACGGGCTAGGAAGGGTGTTGAGATAGGTCCTGCTCGTATTCTTTTGAG TCTATCTGGTGGTCATGTGAAGGGAAATTTCTCTCCCTATGAAGCTTTTGCCATTGGTGGAACAAACAGTGTCAGAGGCTATGAAGAAGGTGGTGTGGGATCTGGTCGATCATATGTGGTTGGCTCTGGAGAAATTTCTTTTCCCATG TTTGGGCCAGTTGAAGGTGTTGTGTTTTCTGACTATGGAACTGATCTTGGGTCAGGTCCAACTGTCCCTG GTGACCCTGCTGGAGCAAGGGGGAAGCCTGGAAGTGGACACGGGTATGGGTTCGGCATCCGCGTGGATTCGCCTCTAGGTCCTTTGCGTCTTGAATATGCCTTTAATGACCAGAAAGACAAGAGGTTCCACTTTGGAGTTGGCCATAGAAACTAA